The DNA sequence GCAACCCGTACGGCGCGCACAAGCGCGCGTGCGATGAGCGGGTAGCGCGGCTGCTGACCGGGGCGGGGCGCCCGGCCACCGTCGTGCGTCCCACCTACTCGTTCGGGACGGCGAGCGGCATGATGTCGCTGTTCGCGTGGGGCGGCATGAAGGACCAAGTGCCGCGCATGCGGGCCGGCATGCCGGTGCTGGTGCCGGGCGACGGCAACACCATCCTGCACGCCAGTTGCGCGCACGACACCGGGCGGATGATCGCGCGCGTGGTGCAGGGGAGGGACACGGCGGCCGGGCGGAGTTACACCTGCGGCCATGACGGCGCCCTGACCTTCGACGGGTACATGCAACTCGTCGGCGGCGTACTCGGCGTGCAGCCGGAGCTGGCGCACGTGCCGGTGGAGGCGCTGCTGGCGATCGACAGCGACGAGGTAAGGGGTAGCTTCGTACCGTCGCTGACGCGCTACAACATGTGCTTCTCGGTGGAGGCGTTCAAGCGCGACTTCCCCGACTTCGCGTGGCGCATGAGCCTGGAGGAGGGCGTACGGCAGTACGTGGAGTGGTACGACCGGCACGGCCTGTTCTCTGACGCCGAAGAGGAGATCTACGAGGACCGGGTGATCCGCGCCTGGCAGAAATGCCTCACTCATTTCCACCTGTGATGCAGGACGGAAGCACGAAACCGCCAGAATCTCGTGAGTCTGTACCGTCACTCGGTAACATGGACGACGATGAAAACCGATGCCCCGGTATCGCCCGCCGTCCGGCTCCTCGGACCAGTACTGATACACTTCCGCACATGAAGGGTTCCGCATATCACTATCCGAGTCCGCATTCCAGGATGACCGCGCCGGCTCTCGGCCGGAGCCGCTGGACCGGCGGCTTCTGGGCCGACCGCTTCGAACTCTGCCACGGCACGATTCTGCCGAGCATGCGCCGCGCGCTGGAGGATCCGTCCAACACGGCGCGGCTGGCCTACTTCCGCATTGCCGCGGGCTTGGAGGAGGGCGCCCACGAGGGCACCGACTGGAGCGACGGCGACTGCTACAAGTGGCTGGAGGCGATGGCCCACGTGTACGGCGCCACCCGTGACCCGGACCTGGACCGGCAGATGGACGAGGTGATCGGCTGGGTCGCCGCCGCACAGGAGCCCGACGGCTACCTCAACACCCAGATCACGTTGGGTCCGGCCAAGGAGCGCTGGCAGAACGTGCATCACCATGAGCTGTACAACGCCGGGCACTGCTTCACCGCCGCCGCCGTGCACCTCGAGGCCACCGGCAAGCGCAGCCTGCTGGAGGTGGCGGTCCGGCTGGCCGACTACCTGTGCGGCGTGTTCCTGCCGACGCCGCCCGCGCTCGCCAACTTCGGCTTCAACCCGTCGCAGATCGTTGGCCTGGTGGACCTGTACCGGGTGACCGGCGAGCGCCGCTACCTGGAGCTGGCCGGCGTGTTCGTGAGCAACCGCGGGTCGGCGCCCGACCCCGGTTTCAACGGCGACCTGAACCAGGACCGGGTGCCGCTGCGCGAAGAGACCGCGGCGGTCGGCCACGCCGTGACCGCGACCTACCTGTGGGCCGGCGCCGCGGACGTGTACGCCGAAACCGGCGAAACGGCCGTGCTGGAGGCGCTGGAACGGATCTGGAACGACATTGTAGCCACCAAGCTCTACCTGACCGGGGCGATCGGCGCGGACCACTTCAGCGCCTCCATCCGGAACGACCCGGTGCACGAGGCGTTCGGGCTGCCGCACGACCTGCCCAACGCCACCGCCTACACCGAGACCTGCGCCAACATCGGCCAGGGCATGTGGGCGTGGCGTATGGCGGCGCTCACCGGCGACGCCCGCTACGGCGACGTGCTGGAGCAGGTGCTGTACAACAGCGGGCTGTCCGGGATGAGCGCCGACGGCACCCGCTTCTGCTACACCAACCCGCTGCGCTGGTACGGCGCCGAGCACCGCGGCATGAGCAACGACACCCCGGAACGCTGGTCCACCCATACCTGCTACTGCTGCCCGCCGCAGGTCGCCCGCACCATCGCCCGCCTGCACCGCTGGGCGTACGGCCTGGCCGACGACGCCGTGTGGGTACACCTGTACGGCGGCAGCCGGCTGCAGGCGGAGGTCGCCGGCGGTGCCCTAGTGCTGACACAGGAGACCGACTACCCCTGGGACGGCGCCATCGCCATCACGCTGGAGGAGGCGCCGGAGCACCCGTTCACCCTGCACCTCCGTGTGCCCGGCTGGGCGCGCGGCGGCGAGCTGACGGTAGCCGGCGCGCCGGTTGCCGCCGAACCAGGCACCTACGCCGCCGTCCGCCGGCAGTGGCAGGATGGCGACCGGGTCACCCTGACCCTGCCGCTGCACGCCGAGCTGGTCACCGCCCACCCGCGCCTGGAGCAGGACCGCAACCAGGCCGCCGTAGTGCGCGGCCCCGTGGTTTACTGCGTGGAAGCGGTCGACCTGAGTGACGACACGGCGCTCGACGCGATCCACCTGCCGCGCGACTTCGCGCCGGCGGCACGCCACGACGCCGACCTCCTGGGCGGCGTAACCGTGCTGGAGGGAACGGCTATCCGTGCCGGGGGCCGGCCCTGGGACGGCGAGCTCTACCGCCGCGGCGCCGCCGGCGACCGCGAGCCGGCGCAGATCCGGATGATCCCCTATTTCGCCTGGCACAACCGCGGCAACCACCCCATGACCGTCTGGCTCCCGCTGGCGTAGCCTCCGGCACCGGCATAGCCCAGGAGGGACGAAAACGAGTAACGAACAGTCACCGGCAGCCGGCTCCTATCGGGCCACGGCGCTTGCCGATGCCAAGCCCGAGCACGCCGCTCCCGGCGCCACCCCGGAGCGTCTGAATCACCTGCAGTCCGTCCCGGAGGGTGCGGTCGATACTGCCGCGCGGCAGCTTCCCAGTGCTTGGAGTGCTCCCGGAAGATGCGGTAGCCTGCGCTACGCTCGCTCGCGAGTCTCCGCACTCGAAGCGTGCCGAAACGAAGCGTCCGATTGCTGCTGCGGCTTCTTCGGGCAGCATCCGCACATGCTCGTGACAGGGAGCATACGCTGTCGTTGCTAACGGTCGAATGTCGCCTTTGCGGTGGCGAGATCGAACTGGTCCGGCTTCCATTCATCGATCCAGCCGGGCTGTTCGTCGGGGTCCAATCCCCAGGGGTCGTTGCCGGTCTCGATCATCTCGACCAGACGCCAGTATCCGTAGATCCCTCCGCTATCTTCCTTCGGGGCTGCACGACTTCCGGCGACAAGGCGGCGGTGGTATCGTTCCGCAGTCGTTGCTCGCCGCCGCAACTTCACGGCATGAACCCAGTTGTCCCCGAGGTCGTAGGTGTACCGGCACGTCATCGACACGCGCCGGAAGTGCTGCGTGAGCTTCACCTCCCACGCATCCGGAATCTCGTCGCTCTCGAAGCCCAGGTCGAACGCCCCGGGACCGGCGAGCGTGCGTCGGTCCCGGCCCGCCGCACGAAAAATCCACATGTGGTCCGTGTCCCAGTCGAAACTGTCCTGAATCGCTTCGTGCAGATCGCCGAACGTGTCATCCGCGCCAAGCTGGAAGCGCCGCCAGATGCGCGGATCGATGTCCAGCAAGGAGACCTCGAACTCAAGGTAAGTGTGCATCGGAGGCAGCATAGTGGAAATGACTCACCTTCGCCGTTCAATCGGCGAGCAGCAGGGTGTAGAGGCGGAGTGGCAGGTTCGCCGACAGGTAGAAGCGCCACGTCGACGGGTCGCCGGCGGTGCGCAGCGGAACGTCGAGCCCGCCGGCGATCGCCAAGGGTACGTCGATCAGGGATGTGATGCCCGCACTCAGCTCGATCCCGGCATGCGGACTCCATTCCCGTCCGTCGCCGAGCGCCGGGAACGCGGTGAAGCGGTTCTCGGCTTCGAAGTAGAGCGCCGCCGTGAGGCTGCGGAACACCACCAGGTCCAGGAGCCGGTCCTCGCGCCCACCGACCAGTGGCACCAGCAGATCCACACCGCCAAGGGCGCGCCCGGTCGCCGGCTGACCGCCGGCCTCGCTTCGGTCGCCGGCGCGCAACCGGCTCTCCACGCCTGCCGGCGGCGCGCTGCCGATGCCGAACAGGCGCCAGTCGGCGCCCAGGTCGACGCTCGGCACCAGGTACACGCGCGGCACGATGCGCAGCGGCACCGCCGCCGCCAGACTCGATTGCAGCGACCAGGTGCCGTCGCGCGGCAGCACCGTGGACCGCTGCCGCAGCGATGCCCAGTGGGGAACGGCTCCGGGCAGCCGCACCGAATCCAGCCCGATCCACGGCTCCAGCGCCGGGCGTTGATCGACGTCCAGCCCGGCCGCCAGCGACAGGCCGCTGTCGTAGTAGGTCGGCCGGGTACCCAGCTCCAGCGGCGTGCGCAGCGGCCGCCGGAGTGCGAATGAGCCGCTCCAGTCTTCCGCGCCGTACCAGGTGAAGAGGACCCCGGCGTGCGCGCCGCGCGGCAGCGACAACTCCGCCGCGGCATAGGCCCCCGGCGCGACCACGGGAGGGGTCGCGAGCCACTCGGCGGGCGCGCCCGGCTCGATCCGGGCGGCGCCTCCGGCGCTCAGTTCGTAGGACACCATCCCGGTCGACCGGTAGCCGACCCCGCCCCCCAGGCGCAGCGTTTCCGGCGACAGCTCGAACAGGCGCAGGTCGATGGCGACCAGGTCGGCCTCGTGGCGGCTGTGCTGCCGGAACACCCAATTGACCTTGCGCGGGTGGTGGTTGTTCTTGCGGTCGACATCGAGCGTGTACCACGCCGGGTCGATCTCCACACTGCGCACGCGGCCGGCCACTTCCAGCACCTCCGTGCCGCGCACCGTGAAGTCGAGGGTCCGCTCGCCTTCGCCGACCTCCTCGACGACGACCCTCACCAAGGTGGTCAGACCGCTGTCGCCATGGTCGCGGATCGTGATCCGGGCCACGTTCCCGTCGTAGGCCACCCCGGCCACGGCGTAGTCGGGATAGCGGTCGGTGGTCAGCACCTGCTCGCCGGCGCTGCGCATGCCCGGCCGGCGCGCCTCGAGGTGGGCGAGGAACTGCCCGGTGTCCGTGAACCGGCGCCGGTACCGGCGGGCATACTCGCGCAAGGCTTCGTCGAAGGCGTCCTTGCCCATCTCGGTGGCGAGCTGGCGCACGGCGAGGGCGCCCTTGTCGTAGATCACCGCCTGCAGGCCGTTCTGGTTCTGGCCGTCCACGTCGCTTGCCACCGGGAAGTCGTAGCCCGCCTTGCGCAGCGCGTGGAACCGGGCCACCAGCCGCTCGCGAAAGCTGCCGTAGGCCAGCAGACGGCGGGCGAGGGCGCCCGCCGGGCCGGCGTCGCCGGGGAACAGGTTGTCGTCCGCGCCGTACTTCCGCTCCAGGTAGTCCAGCGTCACGTACTGGGTAAGCGACTCACTGAGCCAGTTGTCGCTGATGAAGTCCACGGCCGTGCCGATGCCGAAGTAGAAGTGCCCGATCTCGTGCGCCACCAGGAACTCCAGCACGCGGTTCCAGAGCTCCGGCGACGGCACGTCGGCGTTGAACGCGCCGCTGCCCAGCATCACGAAGGCGTCCGCGGCCATGCCCCACGCGCCCGGCCGCACCCCCTCCACGATGGTAATGCGGCGATAGTCCAGCGGCCCGAGCGTGCCGGCGTAGTGGTCCAGCGCCTCGGCGGCGTAGCGGGCGAGCTTGCGCGCCTGGCGCTCGCGGCCGGGACGGTGAAACAGGCGCACAACCGCGTGCGCGGATGCGTCCTCGACGAGCCGGAAGCGGTCCTCGCGAAAGATGGTCAGCGGAATGGTGACCGACGGCGCCTGCCGTTCGATCAGGTACGCGGATCCGTTCACCGCGGGCACGGCGCGCTCGTCGTGCGAGATCACCCGGTATCCCGGAGGGACGACGATGCGCACGCGGTAGCCGGCGATCGGCGGCAGCGTGAACCGGTCCGGGCGGGGGTAGAGGCGCGGATACCAGGCGAAGCGCTGCACGAACACGCCGTCGCGACTGGTGACGTCTCCCGTGCGCAGGGCGGGCAGGCGAGTCCGGAACGCGACGGTGAGCCGGTAGCGGTCGCGCGGCGGCAGCCGCAACCGCACCGCCAGGCCGGGCATGGGATAGGTGAACATGCGGCCGTGCGCAGGCGGCGTGAACTCCTCGAACGGCACCACGGCGCCGAGAGAGTCGACGATGCTCGTGATCCGCGTGTAGCCCGCCTCGAACCCCGACTGGTAGCGCAGATCCTCGAGCAGCGGGTTCTCATGCGGGTTGCGGACGGCGCCGGCGTTGTTGAGCAGGAGCAGCACCGCCTCGTCGCCGAATTCGGAGCGGCTGAAGGAGATCACCTGCGTGCCGGCGACGACCGCCGTGGCCGGGTGGTAGGTCAGGTCGAACTCGTAACTGACAGCCGCGACCGGCGCCGGCTGCAGCACTGCAGCCAGCGCGACAAGGACGGCGCCGAAAAAGCACAGCCGATTCCGCCTCGGCGTGTTGTGTCCCGTCATGGCTGAGACCGGCGATGGCAGGCGAGCTCGCCGCGTGCGTTCATGAACGACTCCTGATCCGTGTGGATCGTGTGTGGCGCGCCGGGTGCGTGTTTCGAGTATCGGCATCGTGGGCGATCACGTCCCGAGTGGGGCGTTCGAGACCTCTTCGGCGAACGGGCGCGAGCGTGCCGGTACCTGCGCGCACGCCCGCCGACTGAAGTGGGCGGACGTGAAAGCGACAGCCGACCTGCAGCGGCCCGCCGGTGCGGGGCATCCGTAGTGTGCCAAGCGCTACGGAGCGCGGCGCGCGATGAGGGCGTGCAGCGGGTCGCCGGCCTGCGGGCTGCGGTCGAGGTGCTGGATGGCGGTCCAGGTGCGCGCCGCCTCCAGGTAGCGGGCGACCAGCGCGGCGTGGCCGAGGTCGTCGCGCAGCAGCCAGGAACGGACTGCCTTGGTGGGGAAGCAGCGGTTGGAGAACGTGATGACCAGCGGGCCGCCGGGCACCAGGACGCGGCCCAGGTCGCGCAGCACCGCCGCCGGCCGGGTGAGGTACTGGATCGACACGCAGATGGCGGCGCCGTCGAACTCGGCGTCGGCAAAGGGCAGGCGCGGGTGCCGGTTCAGGTCGTGCACCACGTAGCCATCCAGCCGGGGATTGGCGGCCAACTCGGTGCGGTTCATACCCAGCCCCACCACGCGCGAATAGGCCGCCTCGGCCGGCAGGTGGCTCACCCAACTGCTCATCAGGTCGAGCACCGCTCCCCCCGCCGGCAGATACTCGCGGTAGAGCTGCGTGACGCCCGCAATGGCTGCCTCGTCGATGTGCGTGACCAGCCGCGGCTGCGCGTAGAAGTGGGCGTCCGGCCCTTCATCCTCGCGCCGGAACCCGAACTGGAGGTGTATCACCGCGCCGCCACGGCGAGGTCAGGCCTCGATCGCTTGCAGGAGGGCGTGGATGTAGCCGTAGGTGTAGGCGAAGCCGACCTGCCGCGGTTCGGCGCCGGACAGGCCGGGGACGTGGTCGGGCATGATCATGTAGCGGTAGCCGACCTCCTTGAACGTGCGCAGCGCGCGCACCATGTCGACGTCGCCCTCGTCCGGGAACACTTCGACGAAGTCGCCGAGACCGCCCTTGATGTTGCGGAAGTGGACGTTGAAGATCTTGCCGCGCTCACCGAAATAGCGGATCACGTCGTAGATCTCCTCGGCGGGGTTGCGTAGCGCTTCCGAGAAGCAGCCGAGGCAGAAGTTGAGACCGTTGCAGGGGCTGTCGTACAGGTCGATCAGCTTCTTGAAACCGTCCACCATGCCGAGAACGCGCGCCACGCCACGGTACTGCACGCCGTAGCCGATGCCGGGGTCGGAGGGGTGGCACGCCATCTGGATGCCGTACTCCTCGGCTACCGGCATGATGTGGCGTAGCCAGTGGTCGATGCGCTCCCACATGGTGTCCTCGTCCGCGGCGCCGCCCTCGAACGCACCGCGCGTCCGGTCGAGCTTGTCCAGCTCGAACGACGACAGGATGGCCCCGCCGCGACCGTGGCGCGGCGCCGTGCGCAGGTGGCCGAGCAGGGTGATGTTGTAGTTGATGCCGCGCAGCCCGGCGGCGGCCGCCATGCGCACCGTCTCGCACATGCGCTCGATCTGCCGGTCGCGTGCGTCGCTCGGGCCGAGGAAGATGGCGCCGGCCTCGTCCTGCAGGGCCGAGCGTGCGCTCAGCGGCACGTGAATCATCTCCAACTCGATGCCGTGCCGGGCGAAGCGGTCGCGCAGCGCCTTCAGCGTGTCCGCGGTCCACTCCGACCACGGCTCGGCGGGGGTCTGGTCGACGTGCAGCACGCCCAACTGGGCGAGCACCTGGATGTCGGTGTCGTGCCGGCAGCCGAACTGGGTTCCGATGTACAGCTCAGCCCTCCTCCGCCATGAGCGGGCGCTGGTTGCTGCCGTCGGCGTCCATCAGGTACAGCTCCACCGCGCCGCTGCGGTCGGAGCTGAACACGATGGTGTTGCCGTCCGGCGACCAGCTCGGGAAGAAATCCTGCCCGGCGTTGTCGGTGAGCTGCCGGCGGTCGCTGCCGTCGGCGCCCACCACGTAGATCTCCAGGTCGCCGTCGTGGTTGGCGGCGAACAGGATCGTCGAGCCGTCCGGCGAAAACGAGGCGTCGGTAGCGGCGGACTGCTGCGCCGCCGGATTGGTGGGCATGCGCGGAAAGCAGCCCATCATCAGTGCGGCGCCGACTATCCCGATCAAGCAGCAGCGCACGAACCGCCGGGGCAAGACCCGCTTGGCGCCCGGGGCGCGGCGCACGGAGCCGCCACCGGCGCCGGCTCGGTGGTGCAGGGGGAGTTCCCCGTTATTCGGCGCTGTCATCGGAGTCCGGGTGGGAGAGTGCCAGGAATTCGTCCGGAGACAGGACGGAGACCCTGTCCGTGGGGAAGTCGGAAGTGTTCCGCGTCACCAAGTGCGGTGCATGCGCTTGAATCGCCGAATGTAGCTGTATCGCGTCTTCGAAGTCGTCGACGCTGCGGTCTTGCATCGCTAGATCCACTATCCGCGCATCGACGGCCACCACCTCGAATATGTCACGCATCAAGCGTAGCGCCACGTTGGCCTGACCCTTGCCGGATGCCTTGCGGACGATGTAGTACACGTTATTGAAACTGATCGCGGAAACGAGGCCGCGCGTCGCTCCTCGTTCAGCCAGTGTCCATACCCGGCTCGCCGCGGCATAGAACGGTTCTCGGCGGGCGAGCACGTCGAGCAGGACGTTGGTGTCGATCAAGGCGGTCACCCGGACAATCCGTGCTTGTCGGCGAGGGCATCCGCGAGCAGATCACGGTCGGAACGCCCGTCCGCCAAGGTGACGAGTCCGGATGCCCTCCGAGTCAGCGGCCCGAGGTCACTGTCATCCGCATTCTGCTCCGCTTGCATCGACACGATCAGGCGGGAGAACAGTGCCGACACGCTCGTGTTTCTCTGCGCCGCCAAACGCTTGGCCATCGTGATGACCGACACATCCGCGGTAAGGGTCAGCTTGCTCTTTCGCGTTCCCATATACGTATTGTCGCGTAACATATACACGTATGATGTGCGCGTCAACCTACGAACCGCAGGCAGTCGCCGCCCTGCCAGGTGATCGGCTACCCGGTGAGAGCCCGGTGATGGACCGCGGCACCGTCAGCACCGGGGTGGAGCCACGAGTGGGATCACTCGGCGTTCGAAGCGGCGGTACACGCTGAAATCCTTCTGGTCGATGGTGAACACGTAGCTGCTGCGTGAGATCTCGGACATACGGACCAGGCAGGCGTCGGCCAACTGCATGTTCTGGTCGGCGTACTTGTCGAGCAGGCGCGACACCGCCGCTGAGTGTTCCGTGACCTGAAATGGCACGGTCACGACGCCGCGTTCGATCAGTTCCAGCACGCGCGCGGGGTTCAGGCCCGCGTGCTCCTGGAGCAGGTAGGTGGCCTCCGCAAGCACCGCCTCGCAGGTGAGGAGCGGTATCGGTGCGCGCGCCCATTGTTCCATTGCCCACTCATGGTGGTGGTCCCGCCGGTCGAAAAATGCCACCAACGGGCCGGTATCCAGCAGCCACGCCATCAGCGACCGAACCCATCGAGCCGGGCCCGGTTGGAGGAGAGGTCTCCGACTCCGCTGTCGACACAGCCGGCGAGATCGACCGCGAGATCGACCGCCGAGACGGCAGTGCCGGATAGATGCCGATCAAGAATGTCCCGGACCATCTCCGACTTCGAGACCTGCGCCCGTTCGGCCTCACGCTCCAAGGACGCGGCCAAACGCTCCGGCAGCTTGACGGTGAGTGTCTTCATGACCGAACGGTATTACCAAAGCCGCAGAGATGCAATACCGAGCCGTTGCCGACGGACAGCGGCCCGGGGCGCGATGGGTCAGGGCGAGGTCCTTGCGGCGGGATTCGTGTGGCCGTGGTATTATGGCGCATCCGAACGAGAAGGAGTCAGGAATGAAATTGCAGGATCGGACCGCCATTGTTACCGGGGCCGGGCGCGGCATCGGGAGGGCCACGGCGCTGGCGCTGGCGCGGGAGGGGGCCAACGTGACGCTGGCGGCGCGGACCGCGGCCGAGATAGAGGCGGTGGCGGCGGAGATTCAGGCGCTCGGGCGCGAGGCGCTGGCGATCCCGACCGACGTCGCGGACAAGGCGGCGGTGCAGGCGATGGTGGCGCAGACCATCGAACGCTTCGGCGCGGTCGACATCCTGGTGAACAACGCCGGGGTGCCCGGCACCTCGCCGATACCGGAGATCACCGAGGAGCTGTGGGACCGCAACATTGCGGTCAACCTGAAGGCGGTGTTCCTGTGCACGCAGGCGGTGTTCAGCCACATGTGCGAGCGCGGGCGCGGCCACATCCTCAACGTGTCGTCGCTCGCCGGCCGGCATCCAGGCGCCAACTACGGCGCCTACGGGGCCGCAAAGTTCGGCGTGCGCGGATTCACCGGCATCACCGGGCAGGAGGGGGGGCGGCACGGCGTCAAGGCCACGCTGGTCGAACCGGGGCCGGTGGACACCAAGATGCGCCGCGACCACCATCGCGACGACGCGGCGCGGCTCGGGCAACCGGAGGACGTGGCAGACCTGATCCTGCTCGCCGTCACCCAGTCGCCCCAGGTGCACATCCCGGAACTGCCGCTGTACACCACCACCAACCCCGAACTTGAAATGATCCGGCACTGGGAGTAGCAGGCGGCCCGGTCAGGGCCGCCCACTTGCTTTACTGCCTAAAGAAGAGCTGGTCCGCAGTGATGTTCAGGTCGATCGAGCCGCCGATGCCGGTGTAGAATTCGCGCGGTACGTTGCCAAGCTTCTTGTTGGCGATGTAGACCAGCGGGGCTTGGCCGACGGCGCCGATGTGCACCAGGTGTTCGGCGTGCCAGTCGTAGATCTTCTGGGACAGGTCGCGGTACTGCGGTGAACCGAGCTTGGTCTGAATCCTGTCCTCGCCATACTGGAAGAGTTGCTTCACGTAATCGGGCGGCTCTTCTCCTGGAAGTTTGCCGTCGTAGTCGGCCAGGGTGTTGGTGCCATCCTTGATGTTGGCGTCGGCAATCAGCCACCTCTGCCACAACGGGCCCCACCCGCGGGCCGCGGTCCACGACTCGCGCTCAACCATGAACGAGCGCACCTCTTTCGACTGCTCGGCGTGGAACGCGATCTCGTGCTCGGGATCCTGCATGCGCTCCCAGAAGTAGCCCGATTCCCACGACTTCAGCAGCACCTTGATTCCGACGCTCTCCCAGTACTCCTTGACCAGCTCCAGCGGT is a window from the Spirochaetaceae bacterium genome containing:
- a CDS encoding mannonate dehydratase, whose product is MLAQLGVLHVDQTPAEPWSEWTADTLKALRDRFARHGIELEMIHVPLSARSALQDEAGAIFLGPSDARDRQIERMCETVRMAAAAGLRGINYNITLLGHLRTAPRHGRGGAILSSFELDKLDRTRGAFEGGAADEDTMWERIDHWLRHIMPVAEEYGIQMACHPSDPGIGYGVQYRGVARVLGMVDGFKKLIDLYDSPCNGLNFCLGCFSEALRNPAEEIYDVIRYFGERGKIFNVHFRNIKGGLGDFVEVFPDEGDVDMVRALRTFKEVGYRYMIMPDHVPGLSGAEPRQVGFAYTYGYIHALLQAIEA
- a CDS encoding methyltransferase domain-containing protein produces the protein MIHLQFGFRREDEGPDAHFYAQPRLVTHIDEAAIAGVTQLYREYLPAGGAVLDLMSSWVSHLPAEAAYSRVVGLGMNRTELAANPRLDGYVVHDLNRHPRLPFADAEFDGAAICVSIQYLTRPAAVLRDLGRVLVPGGPLVITFSNRCFPTKAVRSWLLRDDLGHAALVARYLEAARTWTAIQHLDRSPQAGDPLHALIARRAP
- a CDS encoding M1 family aminopeptidase; this encodes MTGHNTPRRNRLCFFGAVLVALAAVLQPAPVAAVSYEFDLTYHPATAVVAGTQVISFSRSEFGDEAVLLLLNNAGAVRNPHENPLLEDLRYQSGFEAGYTRITSIVDSLGAVVPFEEFTPPAHGRMFTYPMPGLAVRLRLPPRDRYRLTVAFRTRLPALRTGDVTSRDGVFVQRFAWYPRLYPRPDRFTLPPIAGYRVRIVVPPGYRVISHDERAVPAVNGSAYLIERQAPSVTIPLTIFREDRFRLVEDASAHAVVRLFHRPGRERQARKLARYAAEALDHYAGTLGPLDYRRITIVEGVRPGAWGMAADAFVMLGSGAFNADVPSPELWNRVLEFLVAHEIGHFYFGIGTAVDFISDNWLSESLTQYVTLDYLERKYGADDNLFPGDAGPAGALARRLLAYGSFRERLVARFHALRKAGYDFPVASDVDGQNQNGLQAVIYDKGALAVRQLATEMGKDAFDEALREYARRYRRRFTDTGQFLAHLEARRPGMRSAGEQVLTTDRYPDYAVAGVAYDGNVARITIRDHGDSGLTTLVRVVVEEVGEGERTLDFTVRGTEVLEVAGRVRSVEIDPAWYTLDVDRKNNHHPRKVNWVFRQHSRHEADLVAIDLRLFELSPETLRLGGGVGYRSTGMVSYELSAGGAARIEPGAPAEWLATPPVVAPGAYAAAELSLPRGAHAGVLFTWYGAEDWSGSFALRRPLRTPLELGTRPTYYDSGLSLAAGLDVDQRPALEPWIGLDSVRLPGAVPHWASLRQRSTVLPRDGTWSLQSSLAAAVPLRIVPRVYLVPSVDLGADWRLFGIGSAPPAGVESRLRAGDRSEAGGQPATGRALGGVDLLVPLVGGREDRLLDLVVFRSLTAALYFEAENRFTAFPALGDGREWSPHAGIELSAGITSLIDVPLAIAGGLDVPLRTAGDPSTWRFYLSANLPLRLYTLLLAD
- a CDS encoding ribbon-helix-helix domain-containing protein, with the translated sequence MKTLTVKLPERLAASLEREAERAQVSKSEMVRDILDRHLSGTAVSAVDLAVDLAGCVDSGVGDLSSNRARLDGFGR
- a CDS encoding SDR family NAD(P)-dependent oxidoreductase, with translation MKLQDRTAIVTGAGRGIGRATALALAREGANVTLAARTAAEIEAVAAEIQALGREALAIPTDVADKAAVQAMVAQTIERFGAVDILVNNAGVPGTSPIPEITEELWDRNIAVNLKAVFLCTQAVFSHMCERGRGHILNVSSLAGRHPGANYGAYGAAKFGVRGFTGITGQEGGRHGVKATLVEPGPVDTKMRRDHHRDDAARLGQPEDVADLILLAVTQSPQVHIPELPLYTTTNPELEMIRHWE
- a CDS encoding plasmid pRiA4b ORF-3 family protein — translated: MHTYLEFEVSLLDIDPRIWRRFQLGADDTFGDLHEAIQDSFDWDTDHMWIFRAAGRDRRTLAGPGAFDLGFESDEIPDAWEVKLTQHFRRVSMTCRYTYDLGDNWVHAVKLRRRATTAERYHRRLVAGSRAAPKEDSGGIYGYWRLVEMIETGNDPWGLDPDEQPGWIDEWKPDQFDLATAKATFDR
- a CDS encoding DUF6364 family protein, whose protein sequence is MLRDNTYMGTRKSKLTLTADVSVITMAKRLAAQRNTSVSALFSRLIVSMQAEQNADDSDLGPLTRRASGLVTLADGRSDRDLLADALADKHGLSG
- a CDS encoding PIN domain-containing protein — its product is MAWLLDTGPLVAFFDRRDHHHEWAMEQWARAPIPLLTCEAVLAEATYLLQEHAGLNPARVLELIERGVVTVPFQVTEHSAAVSRLLDKYADQNMQLADACLVRMSEISRSSYVFTIDQKDFSVYRRFERRVIPLVAPPRC
- a CDS encoding NAD-dependent epimerase/dehydratase family protein, producing the protein MSRVLLIGGPGNISGGCAEELVAGGHPLAILKRSENADPRFAEAVRFYRGDRGRPSDLKAAIDDFRPDAVVDFVCFEPRQVEELVPLLPAATHYVLVSTVDTYGYPLSRIPMRETDPLAPTRNPYGAHKRACDERVARLLTGAGRPATVVRPTYSFGTASGMMSLFAWGGMKDQVPRMRAGMPVLVPGDGNTILHASCAHDTGRMIARVVQGRDTAAGRSYTCGHDGALTFDGYMQLVGGVLGVQPELAHVPVEALLAIDSDEVRGSFVPSLTRYNMCFSVEAFKRDFPDFAWRMSLEEGVRQYVEWYDRHGLFSDAEEEIYEDRVIRAWQKCLTHFHL
- a CDS encoding PIN domain-containing protein, producing the protein MTALIDTNVLLDVLARREPFYAAASRVWTLAERGATRGLVSAISFNNVYYIVRKASGKGQANVALRLMRDIFEVVAVDARIVDLAMQDRSVDDFEDAIQLHSAIQAHAPHLVTRNTSDFPTDRVSVLSPDEFLALSHPDSDDSAE
- a CDS encoding glycoside hydrolase family 127 protein, coding for MKGSAYHYPSPHSRMTAPALGRSRWTGGFWADRFELCHGTILPSMRRALEDPSNTARLAYFRIAAGLEEGAHEGTDWSDGDCYKWLEAMAHVYGATRDPDLDRQMDEVIGWVAAAQEPDGYLNTQITLGPAKERWQNVHHHELYNAGHCFTAAAVHLEATGKRSLLEVAVRLADYLCGVFLPTPPALANFGFNPSQIVGLVDLYRVTGERRYLELAGVFVSNRGSAPDPGFNGDLNQDRVPLREETAAVGHAVTATYLWAGAADVYAETGETAVLEALERIWNDIVATKLYLTGAIGADHFSASIRNDPVHEAFGLPHDLPNATAYTETCANIGQGMWAWRMAALTGDARYGDVLEQVLYNSGLSGMSADGTRFCYTNPLRWYGAEHRGMSNDTPERWSTHTCYCCPPQVARTIARLHRWAYGLADDAVWVHLYGGSRLQAEVAGGALVLTQETDYPWDGAIAITLEEAPEHPFTLHLRVPGWARGGELTVAGAPVAAEPGTYAAVRRQWQDGDRVTLTLPLHAELVTAHPRLEQDRNQAAVVRGPVVYCVEAVDLSDDTALDAIHLPRDFAPAARHDADLLGGVTVLEGTAIRAGGRPWDGELYRRGAAGDREPAQIRMIPYFAWHNRGNHPMTVWLPLA